In a genomic window of Quercus lobata isolate SW786 chromosome 4, ValleyOak3.0 Primary Assembly, whole genome shotgun sequence:
- the LOC115987720 gene encoding thaumatin-like protein 1, giving the protein MGIRVVFLLTLASLYFSGAHSATFAITNNCPFKVWPGTLTGSGGPQLSLLTGLELASGASSSLNVHPPWSGRFWARYQCSKDHFGKFSCSSGDCGSGQIACNGAGAIPPASLVEFTVATNGGRDFYDVSLVDGFNLPISVTPHGGKEGCHTTSCRANVNTVCPLELAVKASDGSVIACKSACLAFKQPQYCCTGDFGSPDTCSPSNYSRIFKDQCPQAYSYAYDDKSSTFTCTGGADYAITFCP; this is encoded by the exons ATGGGGATTCGAGTAGTCTTTCTCCTCACTTTGGCCTCGCTCTATTTTTCAG GGGCTCACTCAGCTACATTTGCAATCACAAACAACTGCCCATTCAAAGTCTGGCCAGGAACCTTAACTGGCTCCGGCGGTCCTCAGTTATCTCTATTAACTGGTTTGGAGTTAGCATCCGGTGCTTCATCCTCTCTTAATGTCCATCCCCCATGGTCTGGTCGGTTTTGGGCACGATATCAATGTTCTAAGGACCACTTTGGAAAGTTTAGTTGCAGCAGTGGAGACTGTGGATCAGGTCAAATAGCATGCAATGGTGCTGGTGCAATTCCACCAGCATCCCTAGTGGAATTCACAGTTGCAACAAATGGTGGACGAGATTTCTATGATGTTAGTCTTGTGGATGGCTTTAATTTGCCAATCTCAGTAACCCCCCATGGTGGAAAAGAAGGGTGTCATACCACAAGCTGCAGAGCTAATGTGAACACAGTTTGTCCTCTCGAGTTGGCTGTGAAAGCATCAGATGGTAGTGTAATTGCTTGCAAGAGTGCATGTTTGGCATTCAAACAGCCACAATACTGTTGTACAGGTGATTTTGGTTCGCCAGATACATGCTCGCCATCTAACTATTCAAGGATTTTCAAGGACCAATGTCCACAAGCATATAGCTATGCTTATGATGATAAATCTAGCACCTTTACTTGCACTGGTGGGGCAGACTATGCCATAACTTTCTGTCCTTAA